One window of the Flavobacteriaceae bacterium YJPT1-3 genome contains the following:
- the ftsY gene encoding signal recognition particle-docking protein FtsY has protein sequence MGFFKNIFSKEKKESLDKGLEKTKTGFFDKLGKAVAGKSKVDDEVLDNLEEVLVTSDVGVTTTLKIIDRIEERVARDKYLGAEELNRILREEISALLSETNTGEAVDFAIPSDKKPYVIMVVGVNGVGKTTTIGKLAYQLKKKGLKVILGAGDTFRAAAIDQLQIWADRVDIPIVKQQMGSDPASVAYDTLQSGVNQNADVILIDTAGRLHNKVNLMNELTKVKRVMQKVVPDAPHEVLLVLDGSTGQNAFEQAKQFTQATEVTSLAVTKLDGTAKGGVVIGISDQFQIPVKYIGVGEGIEDLQVFNKHEFVDSFFKQ, from the coding sequence AAAACCGGTTTTTTCGATAAATTGGGGAAAGCCGTTGCCGGCAAGTCTAAGGTAGATGACGAAGTTCTTGATAATCTAGAAGAAGTACTTGTGACCTCCGATGTGGGGGTTACGACTACCTTAAAGATCATTGATCGCATTGAAGAACGGGTGGCCCGTGATAAATATTTAGGGGCGGAAGAACTCAACCGTATTCTCCGGGAAGAAATATCGGCCTTACTGAGTGAAACCAATACCGGTGAAGCTGTCGATTTCGCCATTCCGTCCGATAAGAAGCCTTATGTGATCATGGTGGTTGGAGTAAATGGGGTAGGTAAAACGACAACCATTGGAAAATTAGCCTACCAACTTAAGAAGAAAGGACTAAAGGTCATTTTAGGAGCGGGAGACACCTTTCGGGCTGCAGCCATAGATCAATTACAAATCTGGGCGGATCGCGTAGACATTCCTATCGTTAAACAGCAAATGGGCAGTGATCCGGCTTCTGTGGCTTATGATACGCTGCAAAGTGGGGTCAATCAAAATGCTGATGTGATCTTGATCGACACAGCAGGCAGATTGCACAATAAGGTCAATTTGATGAATGAACTGACTAAGGTGAAACGGGTCATGCAGAAAGTAGTTCCTGACGCGCCTCATGAAGTCTTATTGGTGTTGGACGGATCAACTGGTCAAAACGCATTTGAGCAAGCCAAACAGTTTACCCAGGCCACCGAAGTGACTTCTTTGGCAGTCACCAAGCTGGACGGTACGGCTAAAGGGGGAGTAGTGATCGGGATCAGCGATCAATTTCAGATCCCGGTAAAATATATTGGAGTAGGCGAGGGTATTGAAGACCTGCAGGTGTTTAACAAACACGAATTTGTCGACTCCTTCTTTAAACAATAA
- a CDS encoding amidase family protein, with product MLRTLLGVLSIFLLFSCKQSPEPPEVVWVPYDESQDLMATQELENSRMHMKLINAVVRDKNEIWAAFNDELKGFASRYEALKPLILEVSIPELQDHIMEGKLTYEELTRFYLFRIREMEADNTTALNGVIALNPDVLDQARILDKQKTTDRYSLRGMPILLKDNIGYQGLPTTAGAVALQENFTEDAFITKKLKAAEALILGKANLSEWAYFLCSGCPVGYSAVGGQTINPYGRLRFESGGSSSGSGVSTAANYAVATIGSETSGSILSPSSQNNIVGLKPTIGLLSRSGIVPISSTLDTPGPMTKNVIDNALLLQAMLGQDAQDAASFASPVNYVAAAREGTLSEKRIGYFDEFMETALYAEAISDLEAQGAILVPISPERVPLNGFLNVLNLDMKQDLPEYLKTYGSSDLPIRDIESAVVYNAQDSVVRIPYGQQLFRGITKDTVTAEQLMEIKERLQQDSRAYFDGALDGETLDAVVSINNYHAAYAAMAKYPALTVPMGFTEEGEPMGLTFIAKNKMEHTLYGLAAPYEKATRHRRLPENYR from the coding sequence ATGCTTCGAACTCTTCTTGGTGTACTCAGTATTTTTCTCCTTTTTTCTTGCAAGCAAAGTCCGGAGCCACCTGAAGTCGTCTGGGTACCCTACGATGAGTCTCAGGACTTGATGGCCACACAGGAATTGGAAAATTCGCGCATGCACATGAAGCTGATCAATGCGGTAGTGCGCGATAAAAATGAGATCTGGGCAGCTTTTAATGATGAGCTTAAAGGCTTTGCATCACGCTACGAGGCACTGAAACCCCTCATTTTAGAAGTATCCATACCGGAATTACAGGATCATATCATGGAGGGGAAGCTGACCTACGAAGAGCTGACTCGCTTTTATCTCTTTCGCATTCGCGAAATGGAAGCCGATAACACTACAGCACTCAATGGTGTGATCGCTTTGAATCCCGATGTCCTCGATCAAGCCCGAATTCTGGATAAGCAGAAAACAACCGATCGATACAGCCTAAGAGGGATGCCCATCCTGCTCAAAGATAATATTGGATACCAAGGCTTGCCCACTACGGCAGGAGCCGTTGCCTTACAGGAGAATTTCACAGAGGATGCGTTTATTACCAAAAAATTGAAAGCGGCTGAAGCCCTCATTTTGGGGAAAGCCAATTTAAGTGAGTGGGCTTATTTTTTGTGTAGTGGCTGTCCGGTAGGCTACAGCGCTGTTGGAGGGCAAACCATCAACCCCTACGGACGCCTCCGTTTTGAATCCGGCGGATCCAGTTCAGGATCCGGAGTGAGTACGGCGGCCAATTATGCGGTAGCCACTATTGGCTCTGAAACCAGTGGCTCCATTCTTTCGCCATCCAGCCAGAATAATATCGTGGGTCTGAAGCCCACCATTGGGTTGCTTTCTCGTTCGGGTATTGTGCCTATTTCCAGTACGCTCGACACCCCCGGTCCTATGACCAAGAACGTCATTGACAATGCCCTGCTTCTGCAAGCCATGCTAGGTCAGGATGCTCAGGACGCAGCTTCTTTTGCATCTCCTGTCAACTATGTTGCCGCAGCGCGTGAGGGTACACTGAGTGAAAAGCGTATCGGGTATTTTGATGAGTTCATGGAAACCGCGCTATATGCAGAAGCGATCTCCGATCTGGAAGCTCAGGGGGCAATCTTGGTGCCTATTAGTCCCGAAAGGGTACCCTTGAATGGGTTTTTGAATGTCTTGAATCTAGACATGAAGCAAGACCTGCCTGAATACCTAAAGACTTATGGCAGTAGTGATCTACCCATTCGCGACATTGAAAGCGCAGTGGTCTATAATGCTCAGGATTCTGTGGTGCGTATTCCTTACGGCCAACAGCTCTTTCGAGGGATCACTAAAGATACAGTGACCGCAGAACAACTGATGGAAATCAAAGAGCGCTTGCAGCAGGATTCTCGCGCTTATTTTGACGGTGCTCTCGACGGAGAAACCCTGGACGCGGTGGTCTCTATCAATAACTACCATGCAGCCTATGCGGCCATGGCAAAATATCCAGCGCTGACCGTCCCTATGGGTTTTACAGAAGAAGGAGAACCCATGGGATTGACCTTTATCGCCAAAAATAAAATGGAGCATACCTTGTATGGGTTAGCTGCGCCTTATGAAAAAGCCACCCGTCACCGCCGCTTACCGGAAAACTATCGCTAA